The stretch of DNA GCCGACCTGCACGTCCTTCGTCGCGCTCGCGACCCTGCCGGCATCGTCCGTCACGGTGAGGACGACCTTGTAGGTGCCGGGGAAGTCGTACTGGTTCGACACGCGCACGCCGTTCGCGCTGCCGCCATCGCCGAACGTCCACCTGTAGGAGACGATCTCGCCGTCCGGATCGGTCGAGGCCGACGAGTCGAAGAGCACCTCGTCGTCTTCGCGCGGCGTCGTCGGCGAGAAGAAGAAGTCGGGTACGGGCGCGCCGGGCGCGGTGGTCGGCGGGAGGATCACGCCGGGCCTGGTGAGCCGGATCGCGACGGTGCGGGCCACAGCGCTCGCGTAGTCGCCGCCGACGGGGGTGACGGCGACCGTCACGATCGTGTCCTTGGTCACGGTCGCGGGCGGTGCGGGGGGCGCCTGGTAGACGATCGACGCGCGGCCGTCCGCTCCGGTCGAGACCGAGCGGTTGGACAGCGTCCCGAAGTCCATGGCGACGCCGTCGACGAGCATCTCGGCGCGCACGGTCGTTCGGACGGGCTGGCTGTTGCCGTCGCGGGCGACGATCTCGATCGTGGCCTGCGAGCGGCCGTCCTGCGTCACGACGTCCGGTGTCGCCGAGACGGCGAGCGACAGGCCGAGTTCCGACGGCCCGCTCAACGCAGGCGGCGCCTGCTTGTCGAGCGCGCACCCGGCCGCGGCGGCCAGCAGTCCCAGC from Acidobacteriota bacterium encodes:
- a CDS encoding PKD domain-containing protein, yielding MLTRRLIVLGLLAAAAGCALDKQAPPALSGPSELGLSLAVSATPDVVTQDGRSQATIEIVARDGNSQPVRTTVRAEMLVDGVAMDFGTLSNRSVSTGADGRASIVYQAPPAPPATVTKDTIVTVAVTPVGGDYASAVARTVAIRLTRPGVILPPTTAPGAPVPDFFFSPTTPREDDEVLFDSSASTDPDGEIVSYRWTFGDGGSANGVRVSNQYDFPGTYKVVLTVTDDAGRVASATKDVQVGTATAPTVDFTFSPTEPIVDQAVNFNATMSKAAAGRHISGYDWDWGDGTPHGTGVTATHAFGLPGTFTVVLHVTDDSGQDTAVSKTIKIETAKPKADFSVSPPTATAGVTAVTFNGSLSTAPAGRTITGYAWDFGDGTTSTAAAPAHTYAAPGTFTVVLTVTDSAGATGITSKTVSVTP